GAAGAAATAGGACAGATCGCGGCGGCCCTCGTTCCACAGCCAATGGCCCACGCGATAGGCCTGCACGGCCTGGAAGCCCTTGAAGTACAAAAGCGGCTGAAGGAAACGATGGCAGGCGGGGTCGCGTTCATTGATCGCCACGATATCGGCCCGTGCCGAGGCAAGGATCGCGGGATCGGCGGCAAAGGCCTCGTCACAGATTTCGCGCAGGATCTGGCCGGACATCTCGTCCGAGGCCAGCTTCATCGCGATCCGGTAAGCCAGGGCACGCTCCATCGACGGATGGTGCAGAATGGTCGAATGAACCATCCCGCCCAGAAGCGGCTCCTCCGCAATGGCCAACCTGGCTTCGCGAAGGATCCGGTCCCAGACGGGGTCCAGTTCGGCAAGTTTTGCTTTCGGTGTGACCATGGCATCTTTCCTGACGGCTGAAGGTCAGGGTACCAGAACCAGCGGAACGAGGAAATCGTAAACCCGTTACGCCCATGATCACGAACTGTAATGTTCAGGTGACGGTAAACGCCAACTTGCGCGCCGCCCCCGGACCGAAGCTCGCCGAGATCTGGGCTAGTTCAATCTCTCCGCTGCCGCCCAAGCCGTCCGCCTCTTGCTGTGCGCTGCTGTAGGTCCACGAAGTGCCGCTTACGAAGACCTCACGCAAAAGGGCCCCGCCCGAACGGATACGCAGCAGGAAGCTCAGGGTCTCTTCGCCAAGCGGCACTTCGGGCAGGTCCCAGCCGTCGCCCCCCACCCGTGTTCGCCGCACCCAGGTAAAGACGGTATCACCGCCAGGCATGGTTCTGGCCCGCAGATGGCAGGACGACAGCGGCTTCAGTCCGACACCTTGGAAAGCATGTTCGGAATGCCGGTAAGACGCATCATCCAACGACTTGGCAGCCGGCCCAATGCGGAA
The Pseudooceanicola algae genome window above contains:
- the cysE gene encoding serine O-acetyltransferase gives rise to the protein MVTPKAKLAELDPVWDRILREARLAIAEEPLLGGMVHSTILHHPSMERALAYRIAMKLASDEMSGQILREICDEAFAADPAILASARADIVAINERDPACHRFLQPLLYFKGFQAVQAYRVGHWLWNEGRRDLSYFFQMRSSEVFGVDIHPAAKIGKGIMIDHAHSIVVGETAVVGDNVSMLHSVTLGGTGKEEEDRHPKIGNGVLIGAGAKVLGNIEIGHCSRIAAGSVVLHPVPACKTVAGVPARIVGEAGCDQPALRMDQILGM